From the Lysobacter sp. FW306-1B-D06B genome, one window contains:
- the murG gene encoding undecaprenyldiphospho-muramoylpentapeptide beta-N-acetylglucosaminyltransferase, translated as MLPATDSDLHPVMILAGGTGGHIFPGLAVARALNERGVPVLWLGAEGGMETRLVPQHGIAIDTIAVRGMRGKGVATLLATPFRMIGAVRAALQTLRERQPRAVISFGGYAAGPGGLAARLAGIPLIVHEQNRAPGLTNRVLARFARHVLTGFPGTFANEEVVGNPVRAEISAVAPPEQRFAGRSGPLRVLVLGGSQGARALNSAVPQAVAGLRGRVQCEVRHQSGEKLREEAERAYAQAGVQASVEPFIADMASAYAWADVVVCRAGALTLAELCAVGVGSVLVPFPQAVDDHQTKNAQYLVDRGAAQLLPQGTAGDLGQRLSATLEILGERGALLQMAQAARAIAKPDAADRVAQLVLEQVE; from the coding sequence ATGTTGCCTGCGACCGACTCCGACCTGCATCCGGTGATGATCCTCGCCGGCGGCACCGGCGGGCACATCTTCCCGGGCCTCGCCGTCGCCAGGGCGCTGAACGAGCGCGGCGTGCCCGTGCTCTGGCTCGGTGCCGAAGGCGGGATGGAAACGCGCCTGGTCCCGCAGCACGGCATCGCCATCGACACCATCGCCGTGCGCGGCATGCGCGGCAAGGGCGTCGCGACGCTGCTGGCCACGCCGTTCCGCATGATCGGCGCGGTGCGCGCCGCACTGCAGACACTGCGCGAGCGACAGCCGCGCGCGGTCATCAGCTTCGGCGGTTATGCGGCGGGGCCGGGTGGTCTGGCGGCGCGACTGGCCGGCATTCCACTGATCGTGCACGAGCAGAACCGCGCACCGGGCCTGACCAACCGCGTTCTCGCGCGTTTCGCGCGGCATGTGTTGACGGGGTTCCCCGGCACGTTCGCGAACGAGGAAGTGGTCGGCAATCCGGTTCGCGCGGAAATCTCGGCGGTGGCGCCGCCGGAACAGCGCTTCGCCGGACGCAGCGGCCCGCTGCGCGTGCTCGTGCTGGGCGGCAGCCAGGGCGCGCGTGCGCTCAACAGCGCCGTGCCACAGGCCGTCGCCGGACTGCGTGGCCGCGTGCAGTGCGAAGTGCGGCACCAGAGTGGCGAGAAGCTGCGCGAGGAAGCCGAGCGCGCTTACGCGCAGGCGGGCGTGCAGGCTTCGGTCGAACCCTTTATCGCCGACATGGCCTCGGCGTACGCCTGGGCCGATGTCGTCGTCTGCCGCGCCGGCGCGTTGACGCTCGCGGAGCTGTGCGCCGTCGGCGTGGGCAGCGTGCTGGTGCCGTTCCCGCAGGCGGTGGACGACCACCAGACCAAGAACGCGCAATACCTCGTCGATCGCGGTGCCGCGCAGCTGCTGCCGCAGGGCACGGCGGGCGATCTCGGCCAGCGTCTGTCGGCCACCCTCGAAATCCTCGGCGAACGCGGCGCCCTGCTGCAGATGGCGCAGGCCGCACGCGCGATCGCCAAGCCCGACGCGGCCGACCGCGTCGCCCAACTGGTTCTGGAGCAAGTCGAATGA
- the murC gene encoding UDP-N-acetylmuramate--L-alanine ligase — MRRRLQHTGDLAKAFPRVHFVGIGGVGMSGLAEVMCTLGYQVSGSDNADNAVTRRLAKLGVTVNKGHAAANVLGTDCVVVSSAIKADNPELMEAHAQRIPVVPRAEMLAELMRFKRGIAVAGTHGKTTTTSLAASVLAEGGIDPTFVIGGQLLAAGANARLGKGEWLVAEADESDGSFLRLNPQIAIVTNIDADHLENYGGDFARVQAAFEEFMHRLPFYGLAVLCIDDAEVAALAAKTPRHVMTYGFSIDADVRAEDVQQHGPNMRFTLCLPDATRTPITLALPGRHNVQNALAAASVAWQLGVAADAIARALQNFAGVGRRFNLLGTPSTSKGATVQLVDDYGHHPKELDAVFAAARGGWPDKRLVVAFQPHRYSRTRDLFDEFAAVLSSVDVLVLTEVYPAGEAPIAGADAKSLARAIRARGRIDPVVVSGAGDLSSVLPDVLNDGDLLLLMGAGDIGYAAQQIAANGFDGSNGEKK, encoded by the coding sequence CTGCGTCGCCGCCTGCAGCACACCGGCGACCTCGCCAAGGCGTTCCCGCGCGTGCACTTCGTCGGCATCGGCGGCGTCGGCATGAGCGGCCTGGCCGAGGTGATGTGCACGCTGGGCTATCAGGTGTCCGGCTCGGACAACGCCGATAACGCGGTGACGCGCCGTCTGGCCAAGCTCGGCGTGACCGTCAACAAGGGTCACGCTGCGGCCAACGTGCTGGGCACGGATTGCGTGGTCGTGTCGAGCGCGATCAAGGCCGACAACCCCGAGCTGATGGAAGCGCACGCGCAGCGCATCCCGGTGGTGCCGCGTGCGGAAATGCTGGCCGAGCTGATGCGCTTCAAGCGCGGCATCGCGGTGGCCGGCACGCACGGCAAGACCACGACGACGTCGCTGGCCGCGAGCGTGCTCGCCGAAGGCGGCATCGACCCGACGTTCGTGATCGGCGGGCAGCTGCTCGCCGCAGGCGCGAACGCGCGCCTGGGCAAGGGCGAATGGCTGGTGGCGGAGGCCGACGAAAGCGACGGCAGCTTCCTGCGCCTGAACCCGCAGATCGCCATCGTCACCAACATCGACGCCGATCACCTGGAAAACTACGGCGGCGACTTCGCCCGCGTGCAGGCGGCGTTCGAGGAATTCATGCACCGCCTGCCGTTCTACGGCCTGGCCGTGCTGTGCATCGATGACGCGGAAGTCGCGGCGCTGGCGGCGAAGACGCCGCGCCACGTGATGACCTACGGCTTCAGCATTGATGCCGACGTGCGCGCCGAGGACGTGCAGCAGCACGGCCCGAACATGCGCTTCACGCTGTGCCTGCCCGATGCGACGCGCACGCCGATCACGCTCGCGCTGCCGGGCCGCCACAACGTGCAGAACGCGCTGGCGGCCGCTTCCGTCGCGTGGCAGCTCGGCGTCGCCGCCGATGCGATCGCGCGCGCGTTGCAGAACTTCGCCGGCGTCGGCCGCCGCTTCAACCTGCTCGGAACTCCGTCCACGTCGAAGGGCGCGACGGTGCAGCTGGTCGACGACTACGGTCATCATCCCAAGGAGCTGGACGCGGTGTTCGCCGCCGCGCGCGGGGGCTGGCCGGACAAGCGCCTGGTCGTCGCGTTCCAGCCGCACCGCTACAGCCGCACGCGCGATCTGTTCGACGAATTCGCCGCCGTGCTGTCGAGCGTGGACGTGCTCGTGCTGACCGAGGTGTATCCGGCCGGCGAAGCGCCGATCGCCGGTGCCGATGCGAAGTCGCTGGCACGCGCGATCCGCGCGCGCGGCCGCATCGATCCGGTCGTGGTGAGCGGCGCCGGCGATCTGTCGTCGGTGCTTCCCGATGTCCTCAACGATGGCGACCTGCTGCTGCTGATGGGCGCGGGCGACATCGGCTACGCCGCGCAGCAGATCGCCGCGAACGGCTTCGACGGTTCCAACGGAGAGAAGAAGTGA
- the ftsA gene encoding cell division protein FtsA codes for MNRKGDKSLIVGLDIGTSKVVALVGEYSQGNPIEVIGIGSHESRGLKRGVVVDIESTVQSIQRAIEEAELMAGCEIRSVYASISGNHVQCRNSQGIAPIRDGEVTYGDLDRVLDAAKAVAIPADQKILHAIPRDYVLDDSQEGIRNPVGMTGVRLEVHAHLVVCAQSAAANISKCVQRCGLQVDDLVLSVLASSQAVLTSDERELGVVLVDIGAGTTDIAVFVGGAIAHSASLPIAGDKVTEDIAHMLRTPTPEAEQIKVRYACALAQMATAEESIQVPSVGDRPPRRMPRASLAQAVQARYEEIFEMIQAELRRSGFEQHVRAGMVLTGGAAKMEGVVELAEEMLQMPVRVGIPQHVTGLGEVVGNPVHATGVGLLLMGSQIENPRRPVIPTGRAGSFFSKLKNWYRGEF; via the coding sequence ATGAACCGCAAGGGTGACAAGTCGCTCATCGTCGGCCTCGACATCGGCACCTCCAAGGTGGTGGCGCTGGTGGGTGAATATTCCCAGGGCAATCCCATCGAGGTGATCGGCATCGGTTCGCACGAATCGCGCGGCCTAAAGCGCGGCGTGGTCGTGGACATCGAATCCACGGTGCAGTCGATCCAGCGCGCCATCGAGGAAGCCGAGCTGATGGCCGGCTGCGAGATCCGCTCGGTGTACGCCTCGATCTCCGGCAACCACGTGCAGTGCCGAAACTCGCAGGGCATCGCGCCGATCCGCGACGGCGAGGTGACTTACGGTGATCTCGATCGCGTGCTCGATGCGGCCAAGGCCGTGGCGATTCCCGCCGATCAGAAGATCCTGCACGCGATCCCGCGCGACTACGTGCTGGACGATTCGCAGGAAGGCATCCGCAATCCCGTCGGCATGACCGGCGTGCGCCTGGAGGTGCATGCGCACCTGGTGGTGTGCGCGCAGTCGGCGGCGGCGAACATCAGCAAGTGCGTGCAGCGCTGCGGCTTGCAGGTGGACGACCTGGTCCTGAGCGTGCTGGCGTCCAGCCAGGCCGTGCTGACCAGCGACGAGCGTGAACTCGGTGTCGTGCTGGTCGATATCGGCGCGGGCACGACCGACATCGCCGTGTTCGTCGGCGGCGCGATCGCGCACAGCGCGAGCCTGCCGATCGCCGGCGACAAGGTGACCGAGGACATCGCGCACATGCTGCGCACGCCCACGCCGGAAGCCGAGCAGATCAAGGTTCGCTATGCGTGCGCGCTGGCGCAGATGGCGACGGCGGAAGAATCCATCCAGGTGCCCAGCGTCGGCGATCGCCCGCCGCGCCGCATGCCGCGCGCGTCGCTCGCGCAGGCGGTGCAGGCGCGTTACGAGGAAATCTTCGAAATGATCCAGGCCGAACTGCGTCGCAGCGGCTTCGAGCAGCACGTGCGCGCCGGCATGGTGCTCACCGGCGGCGCCGCGAAGATGGAAGGCGTGGTCGAGCTGGCCGAAGAGATGCTGCAGATGCCGGTGCGCGTGGGCATTCCGCAGCACGTGACGGGGCTGGGCGAAGTGGTCGGCAACCCGGTGCATGCAACGGGCGTGGGCCTGTTGCTGATGGGTAGCCAGATCGAGAACCCGCGGCGTCCGGTGATTCCGACCGGTCGCGCGGGCAGCTTCTTCAGCAAACTCAAGAATTGGTATCGCGGCGAGTTCTGA
- the ftsW gene encoding putative lipid II flippase FtsW: MSESARQATRLDAIGGHFDPWLLGISCALACLGVVMVGSASIGVADGHDVSPFYFLTRHVVFLAIGLVMALWVMRTELKTIEQHNQWLLLVCFVLLIAVFVPGIGRSVNGARRWLNLGFSNFQAVEAVKLLYIVWLASYLKRYSEEVTATWGAMLKPIGVAVALVMMLLLQPDFGSSSLLLAITAGMLVLGGVNMPRMFGPVLIGLPVLAVVAIAEPYRVVRLTSFLDPWQDPFKTGYQLTNALMAVGRGEWLGVGLGASVQKLSYLPEAHTDFIMAVIAEEFGFLGVCAVVGLYAALAGRAFWLGLKCVEMRRHFAGYCAFGIALWMSLQSFVSIGVNLGLLPTKGLTLPMISYGGSSVIMTCAALGLLLRVSYELDRAQRQVARVRNDNAPLSPTPSSNETAAPNATPLPSRKPAAATASARGTSRLQQRVEPTLGRIA; this comes from the coding sequence ATGAGCGAATCCGCGCGCCAGGCAACACGACTCGACGCGATCGGCGGCCACTTCGACCCGTGGCTGCTCGGGATCTCGTGCGCGTTGGCGTGCCTGGGCGTGGTGATGGTCGGCTCGGCTTCGATCGGTGTCGCCGACGGCCACGACGTCAGTCCGTTCTACTTCCTCACGCGCCACGTGGTGTTCCTCGCCATCGGCCTGGTGATGGCGCTGTGGGTGATGCGCACCGAACTGAAGACCATCGAGCAGCACAATCAGTGGTTGCTGCTGGTGTGCTTCGTACTGCTGATCGCGGTGTTCGTGCCCGGCATCGGCCGCAGCGTGAACGGCGCACGGCGCTGGCTCAACCTGGGCTTCTCCAACTTCCAGGCGGTGGAGGCGGTGAAGCTGCTCTACATCGTCTGGCTGGCCAGCTACCTCAAGCGTTACAGCGAAGAGGTCACCGCGACCTGGGGCGCGATGCTCAAGCCGATCGGCGTCGCCGTGGCGCTGGTGATGATGCTGCTGTTGCAGCCGGACTTCGGTTCGTCCTCGCTGCTGCTGGCGATCACCGCCGGCATGCTGGTGCTGGGCGGCGTGAACATGCCGCGCATGTTCGGCCCGGTGCTGATCGGCCTGCCGGTGCTGGCGGTCGTCGCGATCGCGGAGCCGTATCGGGTGGTGCGCCTGACCTCGTTCCTGGATCCGTGGCAGGACCCGTTCAAGACTGGCTACCAGCTCACCAACGCCCTGATGGCAGTGGGTCGCGGCGAATGGCTGGGCGTTGGCCTGGGCGCGTCGGTGCAGAAGCTGTCCTACCTGCCCGAAGCGCACACCGACTTCATCATGGCCGTGATCGCGGAAGAGTTCGGCTTCCTGGGCGTGTGCGCCGTCGTCGGCCTGTACGCGGCCCTGGCCGGACGCGCGTTCTGGCTCGGCCTGAAGTGCGTGGAGATGCGCCGTCACTTCGCTGGCTACTGCGCCTTCGGCATCGCGCTGTGGATGAGCCTGCAGAGCTTCGTCTCGATCGGCGTGAACCTGGGCCTGCTGCCGACCAAGGGCCTCACGCTGCCGATGATTTCCTACGGCGGTTCGAGCGTGATCATGACCTGCGCCGCGCTCGGCCTGCTGCTGCGCGTGTCGTACGAACTCGACCGCGCGCAGCGCCAGGTCGCCCGCGTGCGCAACGACAACGCGCCGCTGTCGCCCACTCCGTCGTCGAACGAAACCGCCGCACCGAATGCGACGCCGCTGCCGTCGCGCAAGCCGGCCGCCGCAACCGCGTCCGCGCGCGGCACCAGCCGCCTGCAGCAGCGCGTCGAACCGACGCTCGGGAGGATCGCATGA
- a CDS encoding cell division protein FtsQ/DivIB, translating to MNAMLRLVGWILAVALVVLPVVAVLNGWVGAGHWPLTKLRATAEFERVDGALLQKTLLPYAQRGFFAVDLAAAQDAVSKLPWVERAEVRKRWPDVLEVTVYEHRPFARWGDDLLLSQQGRLFPAKGIQVPEGLPQFGGPESRVGDVVELYNESRAMFAPIGLEVREVELDPRGSWTLALDNGARIVVGRSEARARLGRFVRLLPQLLSQQAQVLKRADLRYTNGFALTWAPIPVSAPVPQQQQGQS from the coding sequence GTGAACGCCATGCTTCGCCTCGTCGGATGGATCCTCGCGGTAGCGCTGGTCGTGCTGCCGGTCGTGGCCGTGCTCAACGGCTGGGTCGGTGCAGGCCATTGGCCGCTGACCAAGCTGCGCGCGACCGCCGAGTTCGAACGCGTGGACGGCGCGCTGCTGCAGAAGACGCTGTTGCCGTATGCGCAGCGCGGCTTCTTCGCGGTGGATCTGGCGGCGGCGCAGGATGCCGTGTCGAAGCTGCCGTGGGTCGAGCGTGCGGAAGTGCGCAAGCGCTGGCCCGACGTGCTGGAAGTGACGGTGTACGAACACCGCCCGTTCGCGCGCTGGGGCGACGACCTGTTGCTCTCGCAACAGGGGCGGTTGTTCCCGGCCAAGGGCATCCAGGTGCCGGAAGGCCTGCCGCAATTCGGTGGCCCGGAGTCGCGCGTCGGTGATGTCGTGGAGCTCTACAACGAGTCGCGCGCGATGTTCGCGCCGATCGGTCTGGAGGTGCGCGAGGTCGAGCTCGATCCGCGCGGCAGTTGGACGCTTGCGTTGGACAACGGCGCGCGGATCGTCGTCGGCCGCAGCGAGGCGCGCGCCCGGCTGGGCCGTTTCGTGCGACTGCTGCCGCAGCTTCTCTCGCAACAGGCGCAGGTGCTCAAGCGCGCCGACCTTCGTTACACCAATGGTTTTGCACTCACGTGGGCGCCGATTCCGGTGTCGGCGCCGGTGCCGCAACAGCAGCAAGGACAATCATGA
- a CDS encoding D-alanine--D-alanine ligase — protein MGSLRITDPAAFGRVAVLMGGTSAEREVSLDSGRNVLEALRSRNVDAFAVDGIPALIDAIRAGSVDRVFNILHGNKGGGEDGVLQGLCEALGVPYTGSGVLGSALTMDKIRTKQVWLSLDLPTPRYVRLAKGDDVHAAARQLGLPVFIKPSSEGSSVGVSRVLNDADLEAAVELAANYPGEMLMEQLIVGEELTVPVLGGVALPSIRIVPKGEWYDYHAKYIADDTQYLCPGLEGAEETEIGRIASEAFVAAGCRGWGRVDFMRDRATGQLYLLEVNTAPGMTSHSLVPKAARQVGIEFDELCWRVLESSLADEGGAVA, from the coding sequence ATCGGTTCGCTCCGGATCACCGATCCGGCCGCCTTCGGCCGCGTCGCCGTGCTGATGGGCGGTACCAGCGCCGAACGCGAGGTCTCGCTCGACTCCGGTCGCAACGTGCTCGAAGCGTTGCGCTCGCGCAATGTCGACGCCTTTGCGGTGGACGGCATTCCCGCCCTGATCGACGCGATTCGCGCCGGCAGTGTCGACCGCGTGTTCAACATCCTCCACGGCAACAAGGGCGGCGGCGAAGACGGCGTGCTGCAGGGACTGTGCGAGGCGCTGGGCGTGCCGTACACGGGCTCGGGCGTGCTCGGCTCGGCGCTGACGATGGACAAGATCCGCACCAAGCAGGTGTGGCTGAGCCTCGATCTGCCGACCCCGCGCTACGTCAGGCTTGCCAAGGGCGACGACGTGCACGCCGCTGCCCGTCAGCTGGGCCTGCCGGTGTTCATCAAGCCGTCCAGTGAAGGCTCCAGTGTCGGTGTCTCGCGCGTGCTGAACGATGCGGACCTCGAGGCGGCCGTCGAACTGGCTGCGAACTACCCGGGCGAGATGCTGATGGAGCAGCTCATCGTCGGCGAGGAACTCACCGTGCCGGTGCTGGGCGGCGTGGCGTTGCCGTCGATCCGCATCGTGCCCAAGGGCGAGTGGTACGACTACCACGCCAAGTACATCGCCGACGACACGCAGTACCTGTGCCCCGGGCTCGAAGGCGCGGAAGAGACCGAGATCGGCCGCATCGCAAGCGAAGCGTTCGTCGCCGCCGGCTGCCGCGGCTGGGGCCGCGTCGACTTCATGCGCGATCGCGCCACCGGCCAGCTGTACCTGCTGGAAGTGAACACCGCGCCGGGCATGACGAGTCATTCGCTGGTGCCCAAGGCCGCGCGCCAGGTCGGCATCGAATTCGATGAACTGTGCTGGCGCGTGCTCGAGTCCAGCCTGGCCGACGAAGGAGGTGCGGTGGCGTGA